The Aquificaceae bacterium genome includes a region encoding these proteins:
- a CDS encoding FAD-dependent oxidoreductase, with translation MRKIIVVGSGVIGLSSALLLALEGHKVQVITRNPEEAASWVAGGMLAPFSEGLRGDLFDFSYGSLKEYPEFLRLVKEVSGQSVDFWQEGIYRVVLKGEEGLLELAEGYREAGYGVEFVEPSEASQLSTEVITLINYTEEAWVDAEMLMDALLSAMGRLGVDFVIDEITEVIKEGGEVKRLRGLKSDYTGDFYVFSTGAWTRELFDLPVYPIKGQGMKLKSSGLPKVLYSSISYLIPRKRYLYVGATSEDVGFLGGNTLEGLNRLSEGAVRVAPSLSQAQIMNMHYGYRPATPDEKPIFEAGESYFVATGHHRNGILHAPLTANIVKEYIGGRVLHFTGVFSPNRFS, from the coding sequence ATGAGAAAAATCATCGTGGTTGGAAGTGGCGTGATAGGTCTTAGCTCTGCCCTCCTTCTTGCCCTTGAGGGACACAAGGTTCAGGTCATAACAAGAAACCCAGAGGAGGCAGCCTCCTGGGTGGCAGGTGGCATGCTGGCACCTTTTTCTGAAGGATTGCGGGGAGACCTCTTTGATTTCTCTTACGGTAGTCTGAAGGAATATCCCGAGTTCCTCAGGCTCGTGAAGGAAGTCTCAGGACAAAGTGTAGACTTCTGGCAGGAAGGTATATACAGAGTTGTGCTGAAGGGTGAAGAGGGACTTCTGGAGTTAGCTGAAGGATACAGGGAAGCAGGCTATGGAGTTGAGTTTGTAGAGCCTTCTGAAGCCAGCCAACTCTCCACAGAGGTTATTACTCTTATTAATTACACTGAGGAGGCTTGGGTAGATGCGGAGATGTTGATGGATGCCCTCCTCTCTGCCATGGGAAGGCTTGGGGTTGATTTTGTTATAGATGAAATTACAGAAGTTATAAAAGAGGGGGGAGAAGTTAAAAGGCTCAGGGGTCTTAAATCCGATTACACGGGAGACTTCTACGTGTTCTCCACGGGTGCCTGGACAAGAGAGCTTTTTGACCTTCCAGTCTATCCCATAAAGGGGCAGGGAATGAAACTGAAAAGTTCAGGGCTGCCAAAAGTCCTCTACTCCTCCATATCCTACCTCATTCCCAGGAAAAGATACCTCTATGTGGGCGCCACCTCAGAGGATGTGGGCTTTCTGGGTGGAAACACGCTTGAGGGCTTAAACAGACTTTCCGAAGGTGCTGTGCGTGTGGCACCTTCCCTCTCACAGGCACAGATTATGAACATGCACTATGGCTACAGACCAGCAACACCAGATGAAAAGCCAATATTTGAAGCTGGAGAGAGCTATTTCGTAGCCACAGGGCACCACAGGAACGGCATACTTCATGCACCTCTGACTGCAAACATCGTCAAGGAATACATAGGAGGCAGGGTTTTACATTTCACAGGTGTGTTTTCACCAAATAGATTCTCTTAA
- the pheA gene encoding prephenate dehydratase: MDDLKNLRKKIDSIDEEILRLLNERAKLAKKAGEIKKRMGLEVHAPEREREIINRIIMLNRELYGEEFPAEAVVHIYREIISACLSLEKELRIAYLGPKATFTHQAALEYFGFSAHYVPVSTIGDVFREAEVGRVDYGVVPVENTTEGVVNYTLDMFLESDLKIVGEIVIPIRLNLLSTASSLEDIKTIYSHRHALAQCKEWLRRHLPEANLMETESTAKACELVMELEDAGAIASEVAAYTYHLNILAESIQDNLNNYTRFLVIGKRGMKPTGKDKTSLIFAIKDEAGALYRALESFYRYGVNLTKIVSRPSRKKLWDYVFFVDLEGHAEEESVRGALELLKERAQLVKVLGSYPKALLQEG, from the coding sequence ATGGATGACCTAAAGAATTTAAGAAAAAAGATAGATAGCATTGACGAAGAGATTTTACGCTTGCTTAATGAAAGGGCAAAACTTGCAAAGAAAGCCGGTGAAATAAAGAAGAGAATGGGGCTTGAGGTTCACGCACCAGAGAGGGAAAGGGAGATAATAAACCGGATAATAATGCTCAACAGGGAACTTTACGGAGAAGAATTTCCGGCAGAGGCGGTAGTGCACATATACAGGGAAATAATCTCCGCCTGTCTTTCTCTTGAGAAGGAACTCAGGATTGCTTACCTCGGTCCAAAGGCAACCTTTACCCATCAGGCTGCCCTTGAATACTTCGGCTTTTCGGCCCATTACGTGCCAGTGAGCACCATAGGGGATGTCTTCAGGGAGGCGGAAGTGGGCAGGGTTGATTATGGCGTGGTTCCCGTAGAGAACACAACAGAAGGGGTGGTCAACTATACTCTTGACATGTTTCTAGAGTCTGACCTCAAAATTGTGGGGGAGATAGTGATACCCATAAGGCTCAACCTGCTTTCCACTGCCAGCAGTTTAGAGGACATAAAAACCATATACTCCCACAGGCATGCCCTTGCCCAATGCAAAGAATGGCTTAGGAGACATCTTCCTGAGGCAAACCTCATGGAAACTGAAAGCACTGCCAAAGCCTGTGAGCTTGTAATGGAGCTTGAAGATGCTGGAGCAATAGCAAGCGAGGTGGCTGCCTACACATACCATCTGAACATACTGGCAGAGAGCATACAGGACAATCTCAACAACTATACGAGGTTTCTGGTCATAGGTAAAAGGGGCATGAAGCCCACTGGCAAGGATAAAACGAGCCTCATATTCGCCATAAAGGATGAAGCTGGAGCTCTCTACAGAGCCCTTGAGAGCTTCTACAGATATGGTGTGAACCTTACCAAGATAGTTTCAAGACCTTCAAGAAAAAAGCTATGGGACTATGTGTTTTTTGTGGACCTGGAGGGTCATGCAGAAGAAGAGAGTGTGAGAGGTGCTCTGGAGCTACTAAAGGAAAGAGCCCAGCTGGTCAAGGTTCTTGGTTCATACCCAAAAGCTCTTCTACAGGAGGGCTAG